Proteins from a genomic interval of Colletes latitarsis isolate SP2378_abdomen chromosome 3, iyColLati1, whole genome shotgun sequence:
- the Cwo gene encoding transcription factor cwo isoform X2 produces the protein MVTHSMDNILNMQYYPTNSHVDAAVHSPSMRKRRCLNKEQDPMSHRIIEKRRRDRMNNCLADLSRLIPAEYLKKGRGRVEKTEIIEMAIRHMKHLQGLRQETKHSAVSSAHTHPEDSVDSVSHSTVASTAAEHYRLGFQECLSETMHFLVEVEGYFARDSLCVQLINHLQQHCEKILATSDRLGFPHPEMPTSNGTANGNGYAHTSIPTMCQPNGHSDHGSSSGVSSFGDPERPLRSAIIPPPTIVSDDSNHSTHSHSTPPATSCKPSNYKFKSSIKQRFSAERIKSSPPPATGSEKPSSSHGVPIFALHDGGAFYVPLTVEASLLRPHLNFIPDTGPDTVLHPVTISVNFNQSTPPAWSNHHSPTHQ, from the exons ATGGTGACGCATAGCATGGACAATATTTTGAATATGCAATATTATCCGACGAACAGTCACGTAGACGCGGCAGTGCACTCGCCGTCGATGAGGAAGAGGCGCTGTTTGAACAAAGAG CAAGATCCGATGTCTCATAGGATCATCGAGAAGCGAAGAAGAGATCGCATGAACAATTGTTTGGCGGATCTCAGTAGACTCATACCGGCCGAATACTTGAAGAAAGGCAGAGGAAGGGTTGAAAAGACGGAGATCATTGAAATGGCCATTCGTCATATGAAGCATCTTCAGGGTCTTCGACAAG AAACGAAGCACTCTGCGGTGTCGTCCGCGCACACACACCCCGAGGACAGCGTGGACAGCGTCTCGCACTCCACCGTGGCGTCCACCGCTGCAGAACACTATAGGCTGGGTTTCCAGGAGTGCCTAAGCGAAACCATGCACTTCCTCGTCGAGGTGGAAGGTTACTTCGCCAGGGACTCTCTGTGCGTGCAGTTGATCAACCATCTGCAGCAGCACTGCGAGAAGATCTTGGCTACTA GTGACAGACTGGGCTTTCCCCATCCGGAGATGCCGACGTCGAACGGGACCGCGAACGGCAACGGTTACGCTCACACCAGCATTCCCACGATGTGTCAGCCCAACGGCCACTCGGACCACGGTTCCAGCTCGGGCGTGAGCTCGTTCGGGGACCCGGAGCGTCCCCTGCGCTCCGCGATCATCCCGCCGCCTACGATCGTCAGCGACGACAGCAATCACAGCACCCATTCGCACAGCACGCCGCCCGCGACCAGCTGCAAGCCATCCAACTACAAGTTCAAGAGCTCGATCAAGCAAAGGTTCTCCGCGGAGAGGATAAAGTCCAGCCCGCCGCCAGCCACCGGCTCCGAGAAGCCATCCTCCTCCCACGGCGTGCCCATCTTTGCTCTTCACGACGGTGGCGCTTTCTACGTACCTCTAACTGTGGAGGCGTCCCTGCTCAGGCCTCATCTCAACTTCATCCCGGACACCGGGCCCGACACGGTCCTCCATCCCGTGACGATATCGGTGAACTTCAACCAGTCGACGCCGCCCGCGTGGTCGAACCATCACAGTCCCACGCATCAATAG
- the Cwo gene encoding transcription factor cwo isoform X4: MSHRIIEKRRRDRMNNCLADLSRLIPAEYLKKGRGRVEKTEIIEMAIRHMKHLQGLRQETKHSAVSSAHTHPEDSVDSVSHSTVASTAAEHYRLGFQECLSETMHFLVEVEGYFARDSLCVQLINHLQQHCEKILATSDRLGFPHPEMPTSNGTANGNGYAHTSIPTMCQPNGHSDHGSSSGVSSFGDPERPLRSAIIPPPTIVSDDSNHSTHSHSTPPATSCKPSNYKFKSSIKQRFSAERIKSSPPPATGSEKPSSSHGVPIFALHDGGAFYVPLTVEASLLRPHLNFIPDTGPDTVLHPVTISVNFNQSTPPAWSNHHSPTHQ; this comes from the exons ATGTCTCATAGGATCATCGAGAAGCGAAGAAGAGATCGCATGAACAATTGTTTGGCGGATCTCAGTAGACTCATACCGGCCGAATACTTGAAGAAAGGCAGAGGAAGGGTTGAAAAGACGGAGATCATTGAAATGGCCATTCGTCATATGAAGCATCTTCAGGGTCTTCGACAAG AAACGAAGCACTCTGCGGTGTCGTCCGCGCACACACACCCCGAGGACAGCGTGGACAGCGTCTCGCACTCCACCGTGGCGTCCACCGCTGCAGAACACTATAGGCTGGGTTTCCAGGAGTGCCTAAGCGAAACCATGCACTTCCTCGTCGAGGTGGAAGGTTACTTCGCCAGGGACTCTCTGTGCGTGCAGTTGATCAACCATCTGCAGCAGCACTGCGAGAAGATCTTGGCTACTA GTGACAGACTGGGCTTTCCCCATCCGGAGATGCCGACGTCGAACGGGACCGCGAACGGCAACGGTTACGCTCACACCAGCATTCCCACGATGTGTCAGCCCAACGGCCACTCGGACCACGGTTCCAGCTCGGGCGTGAGCTCGTTCGGGGACCCGGAGCGTCCCCTGCGCTCCGCGATCATCCCGCCGCCTACGATCGTCAGCGACGACAGCAATCACAGCACCCATTCGCACAGCACGCCGCCCGCGACCAGCTGCAAGCCATCCAACTACAAGTTCAAGAGCTCGATCAAGCAAAGGTTCTCCGCGGAGAGGATAAAGTCCAGCCCGCCGCCAGCCACCGGCTCCGAGAAGCCATCCTCCTCCCACGGCGTGCCCATCTTTGCTCTTCACGACGGTGGCGCTTTCTACGTACCTCTAACTGTGGAGGCGTCCCTGCTCAGGCCTCATCTCAACTTCATCCCGGACACCGGGCCCGACACGGTCCTCCATCCCGTGACGATATCGGTGAACTTCAACCAGTCGACGCCGCCCGCGTGGTCGAACCATCACAGTCCCACGCATCAATAG
- the Cwo gene encoding transcription factor cwo isoform X3, protein MQQDDGDTELLGGQLRSFYAGEIREQDPMSHRIIEKRRRDRMNNCLADLSRLIPAEYLKKGRGRVEKTEIIEMAIRHMKHLQGLRQETKHSAVSSAHTHPEDSVDSVSHSTVASTAAEHYRLGFQECLSETMHFLVEVEGYFARDSLCVQLINHLQQHCEKILATSDRLGFPHPEMPTSNGTANGNGYAHTSIPTMCQPNGHSDHGSSSGVSSFGDPERPLRSAIIPPPTIVSDDSNHSTHSHSTPPATSCKPSNYKFKSSIKQRFSAERIKSSPPPATGSEKPSSSHGVPIFALHDGGAFYVPLTVEASLLRPHLNFIPDTGPDTVLHPVTISVNFNQSTPPAWSNHHSPTHQ, encoded by the exons CAAGATCCGATGTCTCATAGGATCATCGAGAAGCGAAGAAGAGATCGCATGAACAATTGTTTGGCGGATCTCAGTAGACTCATACCGGCCGAATACTTGAAGAAAGGCAGAGGAAGGGTTGAAAAGACGGAGATCATTGAAATGGCCATTCGTCATATGAAGCATCTTCAGGGTCTTCGACAAG AAACGAAGCACTCTGCGGTGTCGTCCGCGCACACACACCCCGAGGACAGCGTGGACAGCGTCTCGCACTCCACCGTGGCGTCCACCGCTGCAGAACACTATAGGCTGGGTTTCCAGGAGTGCCTAAGCGAAACCATGCACTTCCTCGTCGAGGTGGAAGGTTACTTCGCCAGGGACTCTCTGTGCGTGCAGTTGATCAACCATCTGCAGCAGCACTGCGAGAAGATCTTGGCTACTA GTGACAGACTGGGCTTTCCCCATCCGGAGATGCCGACGTCGAACGGGACCGCGAACGGCAACGGTTACGCTCACACCAGCATTCCCACGATGTGTCAGCCCAACGGCCACTCGGACCACGGTTCCAGCTCGGGCGTGAGCTCGTTCGGGGACCCGGAGCGTCCCCTGCGCTCCGCGATCATCCCGCCGCCTACGATCGTCAGCGACGACAGCAATCACAGCACCCATTCGCACAGCACGCCGCCCGCGACCAGCTGCAAGCCATCCAACTACAAGTTCAAGAGCTCGATCAAGCAAAGGTTCTCCGCGGAGAGGATAAAGTCCAGCCCGCCGCCAGCCACCGGCTCCGAGAAGCCATCCTCCTCCCACGGCGTGCCCATCTTTGCTCTTCACGACGGTGGCGCTTTCTACGTACCTCTAACTGTGGAGGCGTCCCTGCTCAGGCCTCATCTCAACTTCATCCCGGACACCGGGCCCGACACGGTCCTCCATCCCGTGACGATATCGGTGAACTTCAACCAGTCGACGCCGCCCGCGTGGTCGAACCATCACAGTCCCACGCATCAATAG